From Yersinia hibernica, a single genomic window includes:
- the recB gene encoding exodeoxyribonuclease V subunit beta, whose amino-acid sequence MTSMTPQRLEPLTLPLYGERLIEASAGTGKTFTIGVLYLRLLLGLGGNAAFSCPLMVEEILVVTFTEAATEELRGRIRDNIHQLRIACVRGVSDDPMHQALLTEITDLSEAAAQLLAAERQMDEAAIYTIHGFCQRMLANNAFESGILFEQTLVQDELPLRRQACADFWRRHCYPLPLAIARAVSQEWSGPEALLKDLAAYLQGETPKFRQAPAENETILSRHQQIVVKIDELKAQWRAAALELEALISGSGVDKRSYSARYLPNWLEKVGLWAEQETGDYQLPKELEKFRQSVLLEKTKKGEAPQHPLFSAIDRIYEQPLTLRDLILSRAISEIRASVQQEKRQRAELGFDDLLSKLDAALQQPGGELLAQSIRSRYPVAMIDEFQDTDPQQYRIFHTLYGGQGECGLLLIGDPKQAIYAFRGADIFTYIRARSEVSTHYTLETNWRSSFPMVQSVNRLFGLVDVPFLFKQIPFINVAPAEKNKRLSFEIKGKKQPALSFWLQPGEGVGVSEYQQLMARQCAAQIRDWLTAGQQGLAQLVTTSDSRPVQASDITILVRSRAEAALVRDALSALSIPSVYLSNRDSVFDTAEAKDLLWLLQAVLAPEQERALRSAMAAGVLGLDARMLDDLNHNERAWDALVDEFDGYRQHWQRRGVLPMLREIMARRHLAENLLATPGGERRLTDLLHLGELLQEAASQLDSEHALIRWLAQQIAQPNHQSDNQQLRLESDRHLVQVITIHKSKGLEYPLVWLPFVGNFRQQQDVLYHDRHSFEALLDLNADEESQALAEEERLAEDLRLLYVALTRAVYHCSVGIAPLIKGGRKKQGESDMHLSALGYLVQRGKAGDAQYLADNLAELTLLAGGDISVSPAGQLDETPWQPQPEELPALAARQFNRQIQDFWRVTSYSGLQQHGAGKSGTSQALNTPLQELLPRLDTDAAGEQVLITESQLTPHTFPRGAAPGTFLHDLLEPLDFSQPIEQDWLTEQLQQQGFGEQWSPMLYQWLRAIVQAPLNETGVRLAELSPHSKQAELQFYLPIDQLLQARELDSLIKRYDPLSRQCPELDFQQVQGMLKGFIDLVFCWQGKYYLLDYKSNWLGEDSSAYTDEAMTQAMAEHRYDLQYQLYTLALHRYLRHRLANYDYQRDFGGVIYFFLRGVDKQHPGNGIFSCRPEQALIEGMDCLFSGCEVARHMSDKSNTASTGEGASI is encoded by the coding sequence ATGACATCAATGACTCCTCAGCGGCTGGAGCCGCTAACGCTCCCTTTGTATGGTGAGAGGCTGATTGAGGCCTCTGCGGGCACGGGTAAAACTTTTACCATCGGGGTTCTTTATCTCAGATTGCTGCTTGGTTTGGGGGGCAATGCTGCATTTAGTTGCCCCTTAATGGTTGAAGAAATCCTAGTGGTGACTTTCACCGAAGCAGCAACTGAGGAGCTAAGAGGGCGAATTCGTGACAATATTCATCAGTTGCGAATCGCCTGCGTACGGGGAGTCAGTGATGACCCAATGCATCAGGCTTTATTAACTGAAATCACCGATTTGAGCGAGGCCGCGGCACAGCTGTTGGCGGCTGAGCGCCAGATGGATGAAGCTGCCATTTATACTATTCACGGCTTTTGTCAGCGAATGCTTGCTAACAATGCATTTGAATCGGGCATTTTGTTTGAACAAACCTTGGTGCAGGATGAACTGCCACTGCGCAGGCAAGCTTGTGCTGACTTTTGGCGGCGTCACTGCTATCCGCTGCCATTAGCAATTGCTCGCGCGGTCAGTCAAGAATGGAGTGGCCCGGAAGCACTACTCAAAGACCTCGCTGCTTATTTACAGGGGGAAACGCCTAAATTTCGCCAAGCGCCCGCAGAGAATGAAACGATACTCAGCCGGCACCAGCAGATAGTGGTGAAAATTGATGAGCTTAAGGCGCAGTGGCGTGCTGCAGCGCTTGAGTTGGAGGCGCTGATTAGCGGGTCTGGGGTTGATAAACGCAGTTACAGTGCCCGGTATTTACCTAACTGGCTGGAAAAAGTGGGGCTGTGGGCGGAGCAAGAAACGGGTGATTATCAGTTACCCAAAGAGTTAGAGAAATTTCGCCAATCAGTATTATTGGAAAAAACCAAAAAAGGTGAGGCCCCACAACACCCTTTATTCAGTGCTATAGACCGGATATATGAACAACCTTTGACACTCAGAGACTTGATTTTATCCCGAGCTATCAGCGAGATACGTGCCTCAGTGCAGCAAGAAAAACGCCAGCGTGCTGAACTGGGGTTTGATGATTTGCTCAGTAAATTGGATGCGGCATTACAGCAACCGGGCGGAGAGTTATTGGCTCAATCTATTCGTTCTCGCTATCCCGTCGCAATGATTGATGAGTTTCAAGACACTGACCCGCAACAATATCGTATTTTCCACACACTCTATGGTGGGCAGGGAGAGTGCGGCTTATTGTTGATTGGCGATCCCAAGCAGGCTATTTATGCTTTCCGTGGCGCTGACATCTTTACTTATATCCGTGCGCGCTCAGAAGTAAGTACCCACTACACATTAGAGACTAACTGGCGCTCATCCTTCCCGATGGTGCAATCCGTGAATCGGCTGTTTGGTTTAGTTGATGTTCCTTTCTTGTTTAAACAAATCCCATTTATCAATGTTGCTCCTGCGGAAAAAAATAAGCGGTTATCGTTTGAAATAAAAGGGAAAAAACAACCTGCATTGTCTTTCTGGTTGCAGCCGGGTGAGGGTGTTGGGGTTAGTGAGTACCAACAATTAATGGCGCGCCAGTGTGCTGCTCAAATACGCGACTGGCTCACTGCGGGTCAGCAGGGGCTGGCTCAGTTAGTCACAACCAGCGACTCAAGACCGGTTCAAGCATCTGATATCACTATTTTAGTGCGCAGCCGGGCAGAAGCGGCATTAGTCCGCGATGCCCTCAGTGCATTGTCTATCCCCTCAGTTTATTTATCTAATCGTGACAGTGTATTTGATACTGCCGAGGCCAAGGATTTACTGTGGCTATTACAAGCCGTTCTGGCACCAGAACAGGAGCGGGCATTACGTAGCGCCATGGCCGCCGGCGTGCTGGGGTTGGACGCACGAATGCTGGATGATTTGAATCACAATGAGCGGGCTTGGGATGCTTTGGTTGATGAGTTCGATGGTTACCGCCAACATTGGCAGCGCCGCGGGGTGCTCCCTATGCTGCGGGAGATTATGGCTCGCCGCCATTTAGCGGAAAACCTGCTGGCAACCCCGGGTGGGGAAAGACGACTGACCGACTTGCTGCATTTGGGTGAACTATTGCAAGAAGCGGCATCTCAGCTTGATAGTGAGCACGCACTAATCCGTTGGCTCGCACAACAAATAGCACAACCCAACCATCAGTCTGATAATCAACAATTACGTTTGGAAAGTGACCGCCATTTGGTGCAGGTCATTACTATCCATAAATCGAAAGGGCTAGAGTATCCGCTGGTGTGGCTACCTTTTGTTGGTAATTTCCGACAGCAGCAGGACGTGCTTTATCATGACCGCCATAGCTTTGAGGCATTACTGGATTTGAATGCTGATGAAGAGAGCCAGGCCTTGGCGGAAGAAGAGCGCCTGGCTGAAGACCTACGGCTGCTATATGTAGCACTCACCCGTGCGGTTTATCATTGCAGTGTCGGGATTGCTCCGCTGATTAAAGGCGGGCGAAAAAAACAGGGTGAAAGTGACATGCACCTGAGTGCGCTAGGTTATCTGGTGCAGCGAGGGAAGGCGGGTGATGCGCAGTATCTGGCGGATAACCTTGCAGAGCTAACCCTGCTAGCTGGTGGGGATATCTCTGTTTCACCAGCTGGGCAGTTAGACGAAACGCCATGGCAGCCCCAGCCGGAAGAGTTACCCGCACTGGCTGCGCGTCAGTTTAACCGCCAAATACAAGATTTTTGGCGTGTCACCAGCTATTCCGGCCTACAACAACATGGTGCAGGTAAAAGTGGCACATCGCAGGCACTAAATACGCCATTGCAGGAACTGTTACCACGACTGGATACTGATGCTGCGGGTGAGCAAGTCTTAATCACTGAGTCTCAGTTAACTCCTCATACTTTCCCTCGAGGAGCCGCCCCGGGGACGTTCCTACATGATTTACTCGAACCACTGGATTTCAGCCAACCTATTGAGCAAGACTGGCTGACAGAGCAACTACAGCAACAAGGATTTGGCGAGCAGTGGTCGCCGATGCTGTATCAATGGCTCAGGGCGATTGTACAAGCGCCCTTGAATGAAACGGGGGTGAGATTGGCGGAGTTATCCCCACACAGCAAACAGGCGGAGTTACAATTTTATTTACCGATAGACCAACTGCTGCAAGCTAGAGAATTAGATAGCTTAATCAAGCGCTATGACCCACTTTCCCGCCAGTGCCCGGAGTTGGATTTTCAGCAAGTACAAGGGATGCTCAAAGGGTTTATTGACTTGGTTTTTTGCTGGCAGGGGAAATATTACTTATTGGATTACAAATCAAATTGGCTAGGTGAAGACAGCAGTGCCTATACCGATGAGGCGATGACCCAAGCCATGGCTGAGCATCGCTATGACCTGCAATATCAGCTATATACTCTGGCGTTACACCGTTATTTACGCCACCGGTTAGCGAATTATGACTATCAACGCGATTTTGGTGGCGTGATTTATTTCTTCCTTCGCGGCGTTGATAAGCAACATCCGGGGAATGGTATTTTTAGCTGTCGGCCTGAACAAGCGCTCATTGAGGGAATGGATTGTTTATTCAGTGGCTGTGAGGTAGCGCGGCATATGAGTGACAAAAGCAATACCGCCAGCACCGGTGAGGGCGCATCAATATGA
- the ptrA gene encoding pitrilysin codes for MHKQFARIIGIFFLLGLLAPLSWADTPAWQPLAEAIHKSEHDLRKYQAIKLPNGMTVLLVSDAQAPKSLAALALPVGSLEDPNNQLGLAHYLEHMLLMGSKRFPEPGSFSEFLKKHGGSHNASTASYRTAFYLEIENDALAPAVDRLADAIAEPLLDPINADRERNAVNAELTMARSRDGMRMAQVNAETLNPAHPSARFSGGNLDTLKDKPDGKLHDELLSFYHHYYSANLMVGVLYSNQSLAQLAQLAADTFGRIPNRDAKVPPITVPVVTPDQTGIIIHYVPAQPRKQLKIEFRIDNNSADFRSKTDTYISYLIGNRSKDTLSDWLQKQGLADAINAGADPMVDRNGGVFSISVSLTDKGLANRDTVVAAIFDYINMLHKDGIKKSYFDEIAHVLNLDFRYPSITRDMDYIEWLVDMMLRVPVAHVLDAPYLADQYDAKAIAARLAEMTPENARIWFVSPEEPHNKVAYFVDAPYQVNRISPQEMQEWQKLGKDITLSLPALNPYIPDNFSLIKADKNITRPQKVVEQPGLRVFYMPSQYFADEPKANISVAFRNPHALDTARHQVLFALTDYLAGLSLDELSYQASIGGISFATAPNNGLYVSANGFTQRMPQLLTSLVEDYSSFTPTEEGLAQAKSWYREQLEVAEKGKAYELAIQPAQLLSHVPYSERSERRKLLDTIRVQDIVTYRDDLLKKSAVEVLAVGNMTAPQVTSLAESLKKQLSLAGTTWWTGEDVIVDKAQLANMERLGSSSDAALAAVYVPTGYTEIEGMARSALLGQIVQPWFYDQLRTAEQLGYAVFAFPMSVGRQWGLGFLLQSNSKQPDYLYQRYLAFYPQAEKRLREMKQADFEQYKQGLINQLLQRPQTLDEEASRYSNDFNRNNFAFDSREKMIAQVKLLTNITLADFFQQAVIKPQGLALLSQVKGQGQTTGGYAVLKGWTTYPTTSALQATLPQKVLAP; via the coding sequence ATGCATAAACAGTTTGCCCGCATCATTGGCATATTTTTCTTATTAGGTTTATTAGCTCCGCTGAGTTGGGCGGATACTCCGGCATGGCAACCACTGGCAGAAGCTATTCACAAAAGTGAACATGACCTGCGTAAGTATCAGGCGATAAAATTGCCTAATGGCATGACGGTGTTGCTGGTCTCTGATGCACAAGCGCCAAAATCTTTGGCTGCCTTGGCGTTACCTGTTGGGTCACTGGAAGATCCTAATAACCAACTTGGATTAGCGCATTATCTGGAGCACATGTTACTGATGGGCTCTAAGCGTTTCCCTGAGCCTGGCAGTTTCTCTGAGTTCTTGAAAAAACATGGCGGTAGCCATAATGCCAGCACAGCTTCTTATCGCACGGCTTTCTATCTTGAAATTGAAAATGATGCATTAGCCCCAGCGGTTGATCGTTTGGCAGATGCTATTGCAGAGCCACTGCTAGACCCGATTAATGCCGACCGTGAACGTAATGCGGTGAATGCAGAATTGACGATGGCTCGTTCCCGCGATGGTATGCGTATGGCGCAGGTGAATGCTGAAACGCTTAATCCCGCTCACCCAAGTGCGCGTTTTTCAGGCGGGAATCTAGACACACTTAAAGATAAGCCGGATGGTAAATTACATGACGAACTGCTGAGCTTCTATCATCATTATTATTCAGCCAACCTGATGGTGGGGGTGCTTTATAGCAATCAGTCTTTGGCGCAATTAGCACAATTAGCGGCGGATACCTTTGGCCGAATTCCTAATCGGGATGCAAAAGTCCCTCCGATTACCGTGCCTGTGGTCACACCGGACCAAACCGGTATTATTATTCACTATGTTCCCGCTCAACCCCGTAAACAGCTAAAAATAGAATTCCGCATTGACAATAATAGTGCAGATTTCCGTAGTAAAACAGATACCTACATTAGTTATTTGATAGGGAATCGCAGCAAAGATACTTTGTCTGACTGGCTACAAAAACAAGGGTTGGCAGATGCAATCAATGCTGGGGCGGATCCCATGGTTGACAGGAATGGCGGCGTGTTCTCCATTTCAGTGTCACTCACCGATAAAGGTTTGGCTAATCGTGACACCGTGGTAGCTGCCATTTTTGATTACATCAACATGCTGCACAAAGATGGCATTAAAAAAAGCTATTTTGATGAAATCGCTCATGTATTGAATCTGGATTTCCGCTATCCATCAATTACGCGAGATATGGATTATATTGAGTGGCTGGTGGACATGATGCTGCGGGTGCCTGTTGCCCATGTGCTTGATGCCCCTTATCTGGCTGATCAATATGATGCGAAAGCCATTGCTGCCCGACTGGCTGAAATGACACCAGAAAATGCCCGTATTTGGTTTGTCAGCCCAGAAGAGCCTCACAACAAAGTCGCTTATTTTGTTGATGCCCCTTATCAGGTCAATAGAATCAGCCCGCAAGAGATGCAGGAATGGCAGAAGTTGGGGAAAGACATCACGCTGAGTTTACCGGCACTTAACCCTTATATTCCGGATAACTTCTCGTTAATCAAAGCAGATAAAAATATTACCCGGCCGCAGAAAGTTGTGGAACAGCCAGGGTTACGGGTGTTCTACATGCCAAGTCAGTATTTTGCTGACGAACCGAAAGCCAATATCTCAGTGGCTTTTCGCAACCCGCATGCATTGGACACCGCCCGCCATCAAGTTCTTTTTGCCCTGACTGATTATTTGGCTGGCTTATCACTGGATGAATTGAGTTATCAGGCATCAATCGGTGGGATAAGCTTTGCAACCGCGCCGAATAATGGTCTGTATGTTAGTGCCAATGGTTTTACACAACGGATGCCGCAGTTGTTGACGTCTTTGGTGGAAGATTACTCCAGTTTCACACCGACAGAAGAGGGGTTAGCGCAGGCCAAATCGTGGTATCGCGAGCAATTGGAAGTCGCCGAGAAGGGCAAAGCTTATGAACTGGCAATTCAGCCAGCTCAATTACTGTCTCATGTTCCTTATTCAGAACGCAGCGAACGCCGCAAATTACTGGACACTATTCGTGTGCAAGATATCGTAACTTATCGCGATGATTTGCTCAAAAAATCGGCGGTGGAAGTATTGGCAGTCGGTAATATGACGGCCCCGCAAGTAACATCTTTAGCTGAATCATTGAAAAAACAGCTCAGTTTGGCTGGGACAACTTGGTGGACTGGCGAGGATGTGATTGTTGATAAAGCGCAGCTCGCCAATATGGAAAGACTGGGCAGTAGCTCTGATGCAGCGCTGGCCGCAGTCTACGTTCCAACCGGTTATACAGAAATTGAAGGTATGGCGCGCAGTGCCTTGTTGGGGCAAATTGTCCAGCCTTGGTTCTATGACCAACTGCGTACAGCAGAGCAACTCGGTTATGCGGTATTTGCTTTTCCGATGTCGGTTGGGCGTCAATGGGGCTTGGGTTTCCTGCTGCAAAGTAACAGCAAACAACCTGATTATCTTTATCAGCGCTATCTTGCTTTCTATCCACAAGCTGAAAAACGTTTGCGTGAAATGAAACAAGCTGATTTTGAACAATATAAGCAGGGGCTAATCAATCAATTACTGCAACGCCCACAAACGCTGGATGAAGAAGCCAGCCGCTACAGTAATGATTTTAATCGTAATAATTTTGCCTTTGATAGCCGTGAGAAAATGATTGCTCAGGTGAAGCTGCTGACGAACATTACATTGGCGGATTTCTTCCAGCAAGCGGTTATCAAGCCACAAGGTTTGGCACTACTTTCTCAGGTTAAAGGCCAGGGGCAAACGACGGGTGGCTATGCGGTGCTTAAAGGATGGACGACATATCCAACAACGTCAGCCTTGCAAGCGACCTTACCGCAGAAGGTATTGGCTCCATGA
- the recD gene encoding exodeoxyribonuclease V subunit alpha: MMTLLEQAVRDHLLRPLDVQFSRMIAGDNAPMLQLAAAVLSAEAGAGHVCLPLSYLQPDQLFGGRQALLSQALWQAAGAPDQLQWMQALNHSSAVSDGSQPTPLVLQNGRLYLQRMWQYEGDVVRFIASDNTVSLINDARDVNEILLRETLDRLFGPADIGVDWQKVAAAVAATRRISVISGGPGTGKTTTVAKLLTALIQLSQGQRLRIQLAAPTGKAAARLTESLGNATRQLSLTDHERRLFPDQASTLHRLLGAQPHSQRLRYHRGNPLNLDVLVVDEASMVDLPMMARLIAALPAKAQVIFLGDRDQLASVEAGAVLGDICRFAELGYSEPRAEQITRLTGCVLAGSIPIGDVQTDSVNVRDSLCLLRKSYRFDEKSGIGQLAFAVNTGRYREALSILDGTYSDIERFSLGDSDDYQVLLEHCVAGYQHYLELAAAGADAVDVLAAFGRYQLLCALRSGPFGVSGLNERIEQLLHRQRLIERAPGPSGRWYVGRPVMIELNDSALGLFNGDIGIALHDGEGELRVHFQLPDGNIKSVQPSRLPSHETAYAMTVHKSQGSEFEHTALVLPNNFMPVLTRELVYTAITRARQRLTLYCSDSVLGHAIRTPTLRVSGLVDRLNALR; this comes from the coding sequence ATGATGACATTACTGGAGCAGGCGGTTCGTGACCACTTACTACGCCCGTTGGATGTTCAATTCTCACGAATGATAGCCGGCGATAACGCCCCAATGCTGCAATTGGCCGCAGCGGTTCTCAGTGCAGAGGCGGGGGCCGGGCATGTGTGTTTGCCTCTGAGCTATTTGCAGCCCGACCAGCTATTTGGTGGGCGACAAGCACTGTTATCACAGGCGCTATGGCAGGCGGCAGGTGCGCCGGATCAATTACAGTGGATGCAGGCACTCAATCACTCTTCAGCAGTCAGCGATGGCTCACAACCCACACCGCTAGTTTTGCAAAATGGCCGTTTATATCTACAGCGGATGTGGCAATACGAAGGGGATGTGGTGCGCTTTATTGCCAGTGATAACACCGTGTCACTTATCAACGATGCCAGAGATGTCAACGAAATCTTGCTAAGAGAGACACTCGACCGGCTATTTGGGCCGGCGGACATTGGGGTTGATTGGCAAAAAGTCGCAGCCGCTGTTGCGGCGACCCGCCGTATTTCCGTGATTTCCGGTGGGCCGGGAACAGGTAAAACGACGACAGTCGCTAAGTTATTGACGGCACTGATACAACTTAGTCAGGGGCAACGTTTACGTATCCAACTGGCCGCTCCAACGGGGAAAGCTGCCGCACGTTTGACCGAATCATTGGGTAACGCGACTCGCCAGCTTTCGCTGACTGACCATGAGCGCAGGCTATTTCCAGATCAAGCATCCACATTGCACCGTTTGTTGGGCGCGCAACCCCATAGTCAGCGCCTTCGCTATCACCGTGGTAATCCGTTAAATCTTGATGTGCTGGTGGTCGATGAAGCATCAATGGTGGATTTACCGATGATGGCGCGACTTATTGCCGCATTGCCCGCCAAAGCTCAGGTGATTTTTCTCGGTGACCGTGATCAATTGGCCTCGGTGGAAGCTGGGGCTGTTCTGGGGGATATCTGCCGTTTTGCTGAGTTAGGTTACAGCGAGCCGCGGGCTGAACAAATAACCCGCTTAACGGGGTGTGTATTGGCAGGAAGTATCCCGATTGGTGATGTGCAGACTGATAGCGTCAATGTTCGTGATAGTTTGTGTCTACTGCGTAAAAGCTATCGTTTCGATGAAAAGTCCGGTATTGGGCAGTTGGCTTTCGCCGTGAATACCGGAAGGTATCGCGAGGCATTATCCATTTTAGACGGAACATATTCTGATATCGAACGTTTCTCTTTGGGCGATTCAGATGACTATCAGGTACTGCTGGAACATTGTGTTGCCGGTTATCAGCACTATCTGGAGTTAGCGGCAGCAGGTGCGGATGCTGTTGATGTGCTGGCAGCATTTGGTCGCTACCAACTATTGTGTGCATTACGCTCCGGGCCATTTGGTGTCAGCGGCTTAAATGAGCGAATTGAACAGCTGTTACATCGCCAGCGGTTAATTGAGCGCGCCCCAGGGCCATCAGGGCGTTGGTATGTTGGACGACCGGTGATGATTGAGCTTAATGACAGTGCTCTTGGCCTCTTCAATGGCGATATTGGCATTGCTTTGCATGATGGCGAGGGGGAGTTGCGGGTGCATTTCCAGCTGCCGGACGGCAATATCAAATCTGTGCAGCCGAGCCGTCTTCCCAGCCATGAAACAGCCTACGCCATGACAGTCCATAAATCCCAAGGGTCTGAGTTTGAACATACCGCGTTGGTATTGCCTAATAATTTCATGCCGGTATTAACCCGAGAGTTGGTCTATACCGCTATTACTCGCGCCCGCCAGCGTTTGACACTGTATTGCAGCGATTCGGTATTGGGCCATGCGATACGCACCCCCACCCTGCGAGTTAGCGGGTTGGTTGACCGCTTGAATGCGCTGAGATAA